GCTGCCAGCTCGTCATTCCGGACAATGTCAAAGACTTTGATCTTCACATCCAGATGCTGGAGCAGTGCAAGAACCTTTGTCCCGATCATGCCTAGAGAAACAAGCCCGACAGTACTGCCGAAACAACCGGCAATAGCTTCAGGTTCGGACCGCTCACGTTCCCATCTGTGATTTTCATGACTGATCCTTGTAAAATATAAGGCCTTCTTTAAGGCAAGAATGATCTGTGCAAATGTAAACTCTGCGACAGGAACAGCATTAGCGGCATAGGCTGTAGTCACGGGAATATCAGAGTCCAGCAGGGCATCGCTCATAAAACCACGAACCGTTCCTGCTCCATAAAAAATGGCTTTCAGATTCTTGGCTATTCTGAGGCACCCCTCATCTACGGGACACATACCCCAGCCGGAGAAAATGAAAT
This is a stretch of genomic DNA from Oceanispirochaeta sp.. It encodes these proteins:
- a CDS encoding NAD(P)-dependent oxidoreductase, yielding MKPNSIILMDPRQVNHIFGPEQLRQIRDMTELLHPPMSGDEALSRPYLLEKVDFIFSGWGMCPVDEGCLRIAKNLKAIFYGAGTVRGFMSDALLDSDIPVTTAYAANAVPVAEFTFAQIILALKKALYFTRISHENHRWERERSEPEAIAGCFGSTVGLVSLGMIGTKVLALLQHLDVKIKVFDIVRNDELAA